The following proteins come from a genomic window of Plutella xylostella chromosome 22, ilPluXylo3.1, whole genome shotgun sequence:
- the LOC105397205 gene encoding FAD synthase isoform X3 encodes MPQPSEDVSTMDTCEADYNQVLQESQNVLRQCFKEYALDETFLTFNGGKDCTVLLDIVIELLKDIHQTDSAELIKVMYIRTGSPFRELEEFVQQIEQHFGIKLVVTEGDMKESLARILEEDKRLKVCLMGTRRTDPYSQDMNFMQETDANWPKLMRVSPLLNWNYHQIWSYIRERNVPYCSLYDQGYTSIGSTLNTWPNPSLAYKDSSGRISYLPAWKLEDGSLERQGRGTKPTLNLKSLANGHESNVQIEDGNTNGTK; translated from the exons ATGCCGCAGCCAAGTGAGGACGTCAGCACAATGGATACCTGTGAGGCTGATTACAATCAGGTCTTACAAGAGTCTCAAAAT GTCCTTCGTCAGTGTTTCAAAGAGTATGCGCTAGACGAGACATTTCTTACGTTCAACGGCGGCAAAGACTGCACGGTTCTTCTGGACATCGTCATAGAGCTGCTCAAGGACATCCACCAGACAGACTCGGCAGAACTGATCAAAGTTATGTACATTAGAACTGGCAGCCCGTTTAG gGAATTAGAGGAATTCGTTCAACAAATTGAGCAACACTTTGGCATAAAACTCGTAGTAACTGAAGGGGATATGAAGGAAAGTCTAGCCAGGATATTAGAAGAGGACAAAAGATTGAAAGTGTGCCTTATGGGAACGAGACGCACGGATCCGTACAGCCAGGATATGAACTTTATGCAG GAGACAGATGCAAATTGGCCTAAATTGATGAGAGTTTCGCCCCTTCTTAACTGGAATTATCATCAGATATGGAGTTACATAAGAGAAAGAAACGTACCATACTGCAGCCTATATGACCAAGG atACACGTCAATAGGTAGCACGCTGAACACTTGGCCGAATCCATCCTTAGCATACAAGGACAGCTCAGGAAGAATATCTTATTTGCCGGCGTGGAAACTCGAGGATGGATCGCTAGAACGACAGGGCCGAGGAACCAAACCTACTCTGAACCTTAAATCATTAGCAAACGGTCACGAATCGAATGTACAAATTGAAGATGGCAACACCAATGGtactaaataa
- the LOC105397205 gene encoding FAD synthase isoform X2, whose translation MYLLRVYSATLRLVRSMSSLKSEALVPVGVRGMTVLDRDKFSLDVTIPVLKVGEDLVAKTVQYPHTAMPQPSEDVSTMDTCEADYNQVLQESQNVLRQCFKEYALDETFLTFNGGKDCTVLLDIVIELLKDIHQTDSAELIKVMYIRTGSPFRELEEFVQQIEQHFGIKLVVTEGDMKESLARILEEDKRLKVCLMGTRRTDPYSQDMNFMQETDANWPKLMRVSPLLNWNYHQIWSYIRERNVPYCSLYDQGYTSIGSTLNTWPNPSLAYKDSSGRISYLPAWKLEDGSLERQGRGTKPTLNLKSLANGHESNVQIEDGNTNGTK comes from the exons ATGTATTTGCTCCGTGTTTATAGTGCAACGTTGAGATTAGTTCGAAGCATGAGTTCACTAAAAAGCGAAGCGCTGGTGCCAGTTGGTGTTCGTGGAATGACAGTTCTGGATCGCGATAAATTCAGCCTTGACGTAACGATCCCCGTGCTGAAGGTTGGAGAAGACTTAGTAGCCAAGACGGTGCAG TATCCACACACTGCGATGCCGCAGCCAAGTGAGGACGTCAGCACAATGGATACCTGTGAGGCTGATTACAATCAGGTCTTACAAGAGTCTCAAAAT GTCCTTCGTCAGTGTTTCAAAGAGTATGCGCTAGACGAGACATTTCTTACGTTCAACGGCGGCAAAGACTGCACGGTTCTTCTGGACATCGTCATAGAGCTGCTCAAGGACATCCACCAGACAGACTCGGCAGAACTGATCAAAGTTATGTACATTAGAACTGGCAGCCCGTTTAG gGAATTAGAGGAATTCGTTCAACAAATTGAGCAACACTTTGGCATAAAACTCGTAGTAACTGAAGGGGATATGAAGGAAAGTCTAGCCAGGATATTAGAAGAGGACAAAAGATTGAAAGTGTGCCTTATGGGAACGAGACGCACGGATCCGTACAGCCAGGATATGAACTTTATGCAG GAGACAGATGCAAATTGGCCTAAATTGATGAGAGTTTCGCCCCTTCTTAACTGGAATTATCATCAGATATGGAGTTACATAAGAGAAAGAAACGTACCATACTGCAGCCTATATGACCAAGG atACACGTCAATAGGTAGCACGCTGAACACTTGGCCGAATCCATCCTTAGCATACAAGGACAGCTCAGGAAGAATATCTTATTTGCCGGCGTGGAAACTCGAGGATGGATCGCTAGAACGACAGGGCCGAGGAACCAAACCTACTCTGAACCTTAAATCATTAGCAAACGGTCACGAATCGAATGTACAAATTGAAGATGGCAACACCAATGGtactaaataa
- the LOC105397204 gene encoding GPN-loop GTPase 1 isoform X2: MAEAEPLSTSTQDVSRKPVCLIILGMAGAGKTSFSRRLATKIVDGSRPYLVNLDPACREVPFPANIDIRDTVNYKEVMKQYGLGPNGGIVTALNLFSTKFGQVVELIEKAGQKHKYCVIDTPGQIEVFTWSASGTIVTETLAASCPTVVVYVMDTVRSVSPVTFMSNMLYACSILYKTRLPFIVVMNKIDVVDNAYAVEWMRDFESFQDALDADGDGEGGTSYAGNLSRSMALALDEFYRDLKCCGVSAHTGQGLDEFITLVDEAALEYERDYKADWLKMRAEKMEEETKKSEELKMDKGTEDTVISKSRLITEVRGGREIADMYLKHPGDGSSSEDEGTETMPVEDDKPEDVMMFQEFYKKHIKPNNSGSHP; encoded by the exons ATGGCAGAAGCTGAGCCTTTAAGTACTTCCACACAAGATGTGTCGAGAAAACCTGTGTGTTTGATTATTTTAG GTATGGCAGGTGCCGGAAAGACTTCATTTTCTCGACGGTTAGCCACCAAAATCGTTGATGGATCCAGACCATACCTGGTAAATCTTGACCCAGCCTGTAGAGAAGTTCCATTTCCAGCTAATATTG ATATACGAGATACAGTAAACTACAAAGAGGTTATGAAACAGTATGGTCTGGGACCCAATGGTGGTATTGTCACAGCATTGAACTTATTCTCAACAAAGTTTGGCCAAGTTGTTGAACTCATTGAGAAAGCCGGACAAAAACACAAGTACTGTGTTATTGACACTCCAG GTCAAATAGAGGTATTCACCTGGTCAGCATCGGGCACCATAGTCACGGAGACACTAGCTGCTTCATGCCCCACCGTTGTGGTCTATGTGATGGATACTGTGCGGAGTGTGTCTCCTGTCACATTCATGTCAAATATGCTGTATGCCTGCTCCATACTGTACAAGACAAGACTGCCATTCATTGTTGTCATGAATAAG ATAGACGTAGTAGACAACGCATATGCCGTGGAGTGGATGCGTGACTTCGAGTCGTTCCAAGATGCTTTAGACGCGGACGGCGATGGCGAGGGAGGCACGTCGTATGCGGGCAACCTGTCGCGGTCTATGGCGCTGGCTTTAGACGAGTTCTATAGGGATTTGAAGTGCTGCGGGGTCAGCGCGCATACTGGACAG GGATTGGATGAATTTATAACATTAGTTGATGAAGCTGCTCTAGAATACGAAAg AGATTACAAAGCAGACTGGCTTAAAATGAGAGCTGAAAAGATGGAGGAAGAAACTAAAAAGTCAGAAGAGCTAAAAATGGATAAAG GCACAGAAGACACAGTGATAAGCAAGAGCCGCCTAATCACGGAGGTGCGAGGGGGACGGGAGATCGCGGACATGTACCTGAAGCACCCCGGCGACGGCAGCTCCAGCGAGGACGAGGGCACCGAGACCATGCCCGTGGAGG ATGACAAACCAGAAGATGTTATGATGTTTCAGGAATTCTACAAAAAACACATAAAACCAAATAACAGTGGCTCGCATCCTTAa
- the LOC105397205 gene encoding tRNA (guanine(37)-N1)-methyltransferase isoform X1: MSSLKSEALVPVGVRGMTVLDRDKFSLDVTIPVLKVGEDLVAKTVQVCKPYFLKFENFKPVQTCETNGTDSCTKKYIHLNPEKVTTWSDIREEDRNLLESRGIDENCFMNKLVKLTYSNWKFEQIFKSVLPENEEVVSSFSQIGHIIHLNLRDHLLDYRSLIGQVLVDKIKTCRTVVNKCNIIDNTYRNFKMEVIAGDDDFLVTVSENRCNFRFDFSKVYWNPRLGKEHERILSFLKPDDVLFDVFCGVGPFAVPAAKRNCRVFANDLNPDSYHWLNENAKNNNVNMKLFQSYNLDGKDFIQTVLKKYLMDYCKGEEKLAEGAQIHVTMNLPALAVEFLQYFNGLIKDSDVIEKLDCNIIVYVYCFAVGDCPASVEKVAKEMVYKNIGCNISSDIVDVFDVRNVSPKKEMMRVTFKLSKNVLSGDCESISDSEPPQKKVCIKDDN, encoded by the coding sequence ATGAGTTCACTAAAAAGCGAAGCGCTGGTGCCAGTTGGTGTTCGTGGAATGACAGTTCTGGATCGCGATAAATTCAGCCTTGACGTAACGATCCCCGTGCTGAAGGTTGGAGAAGACTTAGTAGCCAAGACGGTGCAGGTTTGCAAACcttattttcttaaatttgAAAACTTCAAGCCAGTACAAACATGTGAAACTAATGGCACTGACTCTTGTACTAagaaatacatacatttaaacCCAGAGAAGGTCACTACTTGGTCTGATATAAGAGAAGAAGACCGAAACTTATTAGAGAGCAGAGGAATTGATGAGAACTGCTTCATGAACAAACTAGTGAAGCTGACATACTCTAATTGGAAGTTTGAGCAAATTTTCAAATCTGTTTTGCCAGAAAATGAGGAAGTAGTCAGTAGTTTCTCCCAAATTGGCCATATAATACACTTGAATTTGAGGGATCACTTGCTTGATTATCGCTCACTCATTGGTCAAGTGTTGGtggacaaaataaaaacttgtaGAACAGTAGTGAACAAGTGTAACATTATTGATAACACTTACCGTAACTTTAAAATGGAGGTGATTGCTGGAGATGATGACTTCCTGGTGACCGTCAGTGAGAACCGCTGCAACTTCCGGTTTGATTTCTCAAAGGTGTACTGGAACCCCAGACTGGGAAAAGAACATGAACGCATCTTGTCTTTTCTAAAACCTGATGATGTTTTGTTTGATGTATTTTGTGGAGTAGGTCCATTTGCAGTCCCTGCTGCAAAACGAAATTGTAGAGTCTTCGCCAATGACCTCAACCCTGACTCTTACCACTGGCTGAATGAAAATGCAAAGAATAATAATGTGAATATGAAACTATTCCAATCTTACAACCTTGATGGTAAAGATTTTATCCAAACTGTTTTAAAGAAATACTTGATGGACTATTGTAAAGGAGAGGAGAAACTAGCAGAGGGAGCTCAAATTCATGTCACTATGAATTTGCCAGCTTTAGCTGTAGAATTTCTGCAGTACTTCAATGGTTTGATCAAAGATTCAGATGTGATTGAAAAACTGGACTGTAACATCATAGTGTATGTGTATTGTTTTGCTGTGGGTGATTGCCCAGCTTCTGTGGAGAAAGTGGCAAAGGAAAtggtttacaaaaatatagggtGTAACATTTCATCAGATATAGTTGATGTTTTTGATGTACGCAATGTGTCCCCAAAGAAGGAAATGATGAGAGTcacatttaaattaagtaaaaatgtCCTATCTGGTGATTGTGAATCAATAAGTGATAGTGAACCACCACAGAAAAAAGTTTGTATCAAAGATGATAACTAA
- the LOC105397204 gene encoding GPN-loop GTPase 1 isoform X1 translates to MAEAEPLSTSTQDVSRKPVCLIILGMAGAGKTSFSRRLATKIVDGSRPYLVNLDPACREVPFPANIDIRDTVNYKEVMKQYGLGPNGGIVTALNLFSTKFGQVVELIEKAGQKHKYCVIDTPGQIEVFTWSASGTIVTETLAASCPTVVVYVMDTVRSVSPVTFMSNMLYACSILYKTRLPFIVVMNKVDVVDNAYAVEWMRDFESFQDALDADGDGEGGTSYAGNLSRSMALALDEFYRDLKCCGVSAHTGQGLDEFITLVDEAALEYERDYKADWLKMRAEKMEEETKKSEELKMDKGTEDTVISKSRLITEVRGGREIADMYLKHPGDGSSSEDEGTETMPVEDDKPEDVMMFQEFYKKHIKPNNSGSHP, encoded by the exons ATGGCAGAAGCTGAGCCTTTAAGTACTTCCACACAAGATGTGTCGAGAAAACCTGTGTGTTTGATTATTTTAG GTATGGCAGGTGCCGGAAAGACTTCATTTTCTCGACGGTTAGCCACCAAAATCGTTGATGGATCCAGACCATACCTGGTAAATCTTGACCCAGCCTGTAGAGAAGTTCCATTTCCAGCTAATATTG ATATACGAGATACAGTAAACTACAAAGAGGTTATGAAACAGTATGGTCTGGGACCCAATGGTGGTATTGTCACAGCATTGAACTTATTCTCAACAAAGTTTGGCCAAGTTGTTGAACTCATTGAGAAAGCCGGACAAAAACACAAGTACTGTGTTATTGACACTCCAG GTCAAATAGAGGTATTCACCTGGTCAGCATCGGGCACCATAGTCACGGAGACACTAGCTGCTTCATGCCCCACCGTTGTGGTCTATGTGATGGATACTGTGCGGAGTGTGTCTCCTGTCACATTCATGTCAAATATGCTGTATGCCTGCTCCATACTGTACAAGACAAGACTGCCATTCATTGTTGTCATGAATAAGGTAG ACGTAGTAGACAACGCATATGCCGTGGAGTGGATGCGTGACTTCGAGTCGTTCCAAGATGCTTTAGACGCGGACGGCGATGGCGAGGGAGGCACGTCGTATGCGGGCAACCTGTCGCGGTCTATGGCGCTGGCTTTAGACGAGTTCTATAGGGATTTGAAGTGCTGCGGGGTCAGCGCGCATACTGGACAG GGATTGGATGAATTTATAACATTAGTTGATGAAGCTGCTCTAGAATACGAAAg AGATTACAAAGCAGACTGGCTTAAAATGAGAGCTGAAAAGATGGAGGAAGAAACTAAAAAGTCAGAAGAGCTAAAAATGGATAAAG GCACAGAAGACACAGTGATAAGCAAGAGCCGCCTAATCACGGAGGTGCGAGGGGGACGGGAGATCGCGGACATGTACCTGAAGCACCCCGGCGACGGCAGCTCCAGCGAGGACGAGGGCACCGAGACCATGCCCGTGGAGG ATGACAAACCAGAAGATGTTATGATGTTTCAGGAATTCTACAAAAAACACATAAAACCAAATAACAGTGGCTCGCATCCTTAa